The following proteins are co-located in the Pseudoalteromonas rubra genome:
- a CDS encoding type II secretion system protein GspG, translating to MKLTLFILLFIFIFSIFTVKVIDDDKVDIVDIVDLDLVQISKALEIYKGLYGFYPESSIWISALTEDNDDIGGSAIIESIPKDAFGESYIYNYPSKCNGGEYDLYSKGENRIDECKSGDDLVVPN from the coding sequence ATGAAGTTAACTTTATTTATTTTGCTTTTTATTTTTATTTTTTCAATATTTACTGTAAAAGTTATAGATGATGATAAAGTTGATATAGTTGATATAGTTGATTTGGATCTCGTTCAAATATCTAAAGCCTTGGAGATTTATAAAGGTCTTTATGGTTTTTATCCTGAAAGCTCGATATGGATTAGTGCTCTTACAGAAGATAATGATGATATAGGAGGGAGTGCAATTATAGAAAGTATACCGAAGGATGCCTTTGGTGAAAGTTACATCTATAACTACCCTTCTAAATGTAACGGTGGAGAGTATGACTTGTACTCTAAGGGAGAAAATAGAATAGATGAATGTAAAAGTGGAGATGATTTAGTTGTGCCGAATTGA